From a region of the Pseudanabaena sp. ABRG5-3 genome:
- a CDS encoding 4-hydroxybenzoate solanesyltransferase — protein MNSGITNNESTFHKVVRLLRWHKPAGRLILMLPALWATVAAAKSQHQLPPLDLLGVVILGSLATSAAGCVVNDLWDRDIDPQVDRTKTRPLAERSLSIQVGIAVLLVSGLCAFLLSTYLSPLSFGLCFAAAPVIAIYPACKRFFPVPQLVLSIAWGFTVLIPWSAVTGGLDRYAWELWIAVIAWTMGFDTIYAMSDREDDLKVGVNSSALFFGRYVTFAIAIFLTITLGSLLWLGWEMQLGYTHYFACLTAGVIWIWQCNRLNQAEIPAELYQKAFGQNVWIGFIILAGMLPSTFSLG, from the coding sequence ATGAACTCAGGCATCACCAATAACGAATCAACATTTCACAAGGTCGTGCGTCTCTTGCGTTGGCATAAACCCGCAGGCAGACTGATTTTGATGTTGCCTGCGCTATGGGCAACCGTGGCAGCCGCTAAATCGCAGCACCAATTACCACCCCTTGATTTATTAGGCGTAGTGATCCTTGGGAGCTTGGCAACTAGTGCCGCAGGTTGTGTAGTTAATGACCTCTGGGATCGCGATATTGATCCACAGGTCGATCGCACGAAAACCCGTCCCCTCGCTGAGCGATCGCTATCGATACAAGTGGGGATAGCCGTTTTGCTAGTTTCTGGACTCTGTGCATTTTTACTATCAACCTATCTCAGTCCCCTTAGTTTTGGCTTATGTTTTGCTGCTGCCCCTGTGATCGCCATTTATCCCGCCTGTAAGCGCTTTTTCCCAGTGCCGCAGCTAGTACTTTCGATCGCATGGGGCTTTACGGTACTGATTCCTTGGAGTGCCGTCACTGGAGGACTTGATCGCTATGCTTGGGAATTATGGATCGCCGTGATCGCATGGACAATGGGCTTTGATACGATTTATGCCATGAGCGATCGCGAGGATGATCTCAAGGTTGGAGTTAACTCCAGCGCCCTGTTTTTTGGAAGATATGTAACGTTTGCGATCGCCATTTTTTTGACGATTACCCTAGGAAGCCTACTTTGGCTGGGTTGGGAGATGCAGCTCGGTTACACACACTACTTTGCTTGCTTGACGGCAGGAGTAATATGGATATGGCAATGCAACAGACTGAACCAAGCTGAAATTCCTGCCGAGTTATACCAAAAAGCCTTCGGTCAAAATGTATGGATCGGCTTTATCATACTAGCGGGAATGCTTCCATCGACCTTCAGCCTAGGCTAA
- a CDS encoding Calvin cycle protein CP12, whose protein sequence is MSNIKEKILEEVQQARETCEVSGTGSKECAAAWDAVEELQAEASHQKQDKPKNSLEIYCDDNPDAAECRLYED, encoded by the coding sequence ATGAGCAATATTAAAGAGAAAATTCTAGAAGAAGTACAGCAAGCTAGAGAAACCTGTGAAGTTAGTGGTACTGGTTCTAAGGAATGTGCTGCTGCATGGGATGCAGTAGAAGAGTTACAAGCTGAAGCATCGCACCAAAAACAAGATAAGCCTAAGAACTCCCTTGAAATCTATTGCGATGACAATCCTGACGCTGCTGAATGTCGTTTATACGAAGATTAA
- a CDS encoding site-2 protease family protein, protein MRGGIRIGSIFGISLYVDSSWFLVLTILAILLGNAYAKLSPSFSLGYGVITAILFFLSIAFNKIAHALMAKLRGVEINAVNIQFIGGASTEQEAKDPFSVFSIAISGPLVSLVLSVIGFTIAWLIAGDSIFSSNPKAIENLPTSIGSIRAIWAIITLYFAQINLFIGIFSLIPALPFAGGHILKAAIWKLTGDRFTGIRWAARSGQVFGVIIMIYAGLVFASNLLSGIFFLLLGWLLFGNAGSYLYINNLQQALLAINAESAMTRDFRLVDADISLRDFADKFLLMEEKDANPIYIASANGRDRGLVSAEAIRHIDSHEWEAKSLQTLVTPLDEIDTVDLKAPIVNVISLIEQKQLRYVIVRSPVGSVAGVIDRGDIIKALDGKLLWRIPAEFIKQIKTDGKFPPNLRLSEICEQLIQNEK, encoded by the coding sequence ATGAGAGGCGGTATCCGCATCGGCAGCATTTTTGGTATCTCACTATATGTAGATTCATCATGGTTTCTTGTACTCACTATTCTTGCGATCTTACTGGGAAATGCCTATGCCAAGTTGTCGCCATCCTTTTCCCTAGGTTACGGTGTGATTACCGCCATCCTATTCTTTTTGTCGATCGCGTTTAATAAAATTGCTCATGCCCTTATGGCTAAGCTTAGGGGAGTCGAGATCAATGCAGTTAACATTCAGTTTATTGGTGGCGCTAGTACTGAGCAGGAAGCCAAAGATCCATTCTCTGTATTTAGCATTGCGATCTCTGGCCCGTTAGTTAGCTTAGTTTTAAGCGTGATCGGATTTACGATTGCTTGGCTAATTGCAGGAGACTCTATTTTTTCTAGTAATCCTAAAGCCATCGAAAATTTGCCTACAAGTATCGGTAGTATTCGTGCTATCTGGGCAATAATCACTCTGTATTTTGCCCAAATAAATCTATTTATTGGCATATTTAGTCTAATTCCTGCGCTTCCCTTTGCAGGTGGTCACATTCTCAAAGCGGCTATTTGGAAATTAACGGGTGATCGCTTTACGGGTATTCGCTGGGCAGCACGTTCAGGACAGGTATTTGGCGTAATCATCATGATTTACGCGGGACTAGTATTTGCTAGTAATTTGTTGTCTGGCATATTTTTTCTACTGTTAGGCTGGCTACTATTTGGTAATGCGGGTAGCTATTTGTATATAAACAACCTCCAGCAAGCTCTACTAGCCATTAATGCCGAATCAGCTATGACCAGAGATTTTCGTCTAGTTGATGCTGATATCTCATTACGTGACTTTGCGGACAAATTTCTTCTTATGGAAGAAAAAGATGCCAATCCTATTTATATTGCTTCTGCAAATGGAAGAGATCGTGGTCTGGTGTCAGCAGAAGCAATCCGCCATATTGACAGTCATGAGTGGGAAGCAAAATCTTTACAGACCTTAGTAACCCCCTTAGATGAAATTGACACAGTTGATCTCAAAGCTCCCATTGTCAATGTGATCAGTCTCATTGAACAAAAACAGTTGCGCTATGTAATTGTGCGATCGCCTGTAGGCTCAGTTGCAGGAGTTATTGATCGTGGTGATATTATCAAAGCTCTTGATGGCAAACTACTATGGCGTATTCCTGCCGAATTCATCAAACAGATCAAAACTGATGGAAAGTTTCCACCCAATTTGCGACTGAGTGAGATTTGTGAACAGTTAATACAAAATGAGAAATAG
- a CDS encoding LOG family protein has protein sequence MAIIPSTSDIKALAEDLHKLVDNLESTEHGELIYSALKAITQLSQTDAERLDWKILAGSLQDMQKAIAMFYPYRFKRKVSIFGSARTHADAPEYRQAYDFAEQITQRGFMVVTGAGGGIMAAGNEGSGENSFGLNISLPFEQTSNGFVPEDSRLVKFRYFFTRKLYFVKESDAIALFPGGFGTQDEFFECLTLCQTGRTTPRPMVLMDKKGGDYWNQWDIFVQEQLIARGLIVKEDRSLYKITDDIDEACQYISSFYSVYHSCRWVGDLFVIRLNFEITDEHLDRLNDNFSDILIKGKIERSQSLPKEANEQHIIDLPRLIMHFNQHSFGRLQELITAINDTCDSGNPIVCHPEQR, from the coding sequence ATGGCTATAATTCCTTCAACTTCAGATATTAAAGCTCTTGCAGAGGATTTGCATAAGCTGGTTGATAATCTCGAATCGACCGAGCATGGAGAGCTAATTTACAGTGCTTTAAAGGCGATCACCCAACTTAGTCAGACCGATGCTGAGCGTCTCGACTGGAAAATTTTGGCGGGTTCATTGCAGGATATGCAAAAGGCGATCGCCATGTTTTATCCTTACCGCTTTAAGCGCAAGGTGAGTATTTTTGGTTCGGCGCGTACCCACGCGGATGCTCCTGAATATCGGCAAGCCTATGATTTTGCTGAGCAGATTACCCAAAGAGGCTTTATGGTAGTTACTGGGGCTGGGGGCGGTATTATGGCGGCAGGTAATGAGGGATCGGGAGAAAATTCCTTTGGTTTAAATATCAGTTTGCCTTTTGAACAAACCAGTAATGGTTTTGTGCCTGAAGATTCTCGTCTGGTTAAGTTTCGCTATTTCTTTACGCGCAAATTATATTTTGTGAAAGAGAGTGATGCGATCGCGCTTTTCCCTGGGGGATTTGGTACACAGGATGAATTTTTTGAATGTTTGACGCTTTGCCAAACGGGACGGACTACGCCACGCCCGATGGTGTTAATGGATAAGAAGGGCGGTGATTACTGGAATCAATGGGATATTTTTGTCCAAGAGCAGTTAATTGCAAGAGGATTGATTGTCAAGGAGGATCGCAGTCTCTACAAAATTACTGACGATATTGATGAGGCTTGTCAGTATATTTCTTCGTTTTACAGTGTTTATCATTCCTGTCGATGGGTGGGTGATTTGTTTGTAATTCGCTTAAATTTTGAAATTACTGATGAGCATCTTGATCGCTTAAACGATAACTTCAGTGATATTTTGATCAAGGGAAAAATAGAGCGTAGTCAGTCTCTACCCAAAGAAGCTAATGAGCAACATATTATCGATTTGCCACGGTTAATTATGCACTTTAATCAACATAGTTTTGGGCGATTGCAAGAATTGATTACAGCAATTAATGATACCTGTGATAGTGGTAATCCAATAGTTTGCCACCCTGAACAACGTTAA
- a CDS encoding 2Fe-2S iron-sulfur cluster-binding protein yields the protein MANITFVNEGKEAIAMDGANLRIKALENNIDIYKFVAKLTNCNGYGQCATCVVEIVDGLENLSPRTEFEEKKLKNKSANYRLACQTLVNGDVSVKTKP from the coding sequence ATGGCAAACATTACGTTTGTGAATGAAGGCAAGGAAGCGATCGCTATGGATGGCGCAAACCTCCGCATCAAGGCTCTCGAAAACAACATCGATATCTACAAATTTGTTGCGAAGCTCACTAACTGTAATGGTTATGGACAATGTGCCACCTGTGTTGTAGAGATTGTGGATGGACTAGAAAATCTATCCCCTAGAACTGAATTTGAAGAAAAAAAGCTTAAAAATAAATCTGCTAACTATCGTCTTGCTTGTCAGACATTAGTCAACGGTGATGTTAGCGTCAAGACAAAGCCATAG
- the dnaJ gene encoding molecular chaperone DnaJ yields MARDYYEILGVDRNTDKEEIKRAYRRLARKYHPDVNKEAGADERFKEINRAYEVLSEPETRARYDRFGEAGVSGGGGAPDMGDMGGFADIFESFFSGFSNTGQQQARRRSGPTRGEDLRFDLKLEFREAVFGGEKQIKISHLETCGTCSGSGAKAGTRPRTCGTCSGTGQVRRATRTPFGSFTQVSTCPTCNGTGQTIEDKCESCNGLGLNQVTKKLKITIPAGVDSGTRLRVSNEGDAGQRGGPSGDLYVYLFVQADNEFEREGINILSEIKISYLQAILGDKIAINTVDGKKPLTIPSGTQPDTVLTLEGLGVPKLGNPVARGDHLIRVKIDIPTKIGSEEREVLEKLKEKQFGNAAKGGIGDILGGIFGNQK; encoded by the coding sequence ATGGCGCGTGATTATTACGAAATCCTTGGAGTTGATCGCAATACTGACAAAGAGGAAATCAAACGAGCATATCGACGTTTAGCTCGAAAATATCACCCCGATGTCAACAAAGAAGCGGGGGCAGATGAACGATTTAAAGAAATCAACCGTGCTTACGAAGTTCTCTCAGAACCAGAAACTCGTGCGCGTTACGATCGTTTTGGCGAAGCTGGCGTATCAGGCGGCGGTGGCGCACCTGATATGGGCGATATGGGTGGATTTGCCGATATCTTTGAAAGCTTCTTTAGTGGCTTTTCTAATACGGGGCAACAGCAAGCACGCCGTCGCAGTGGTCCCACTCGTGGTGAAGATTTACGCTTCGATCTGAAGCTAGAATTCCGTGAAGCCGTATTTGGTGGCGAAAAGCAGATCAAAATTTCGCACTTAGAAACCTGTGGCACTTGTAGCGGCTCGGGGGCAAAAGCAGGAACTAGACCACGTACTTGTGGCACTTGTAGTGGCACTGGTCAAGTACGTCGCGCCACACGTACCCCCTTTGGTAGTTTTACGCAAGTTTCTACCTGTCCTACCTGTAACGGTACTGGTCAAACCATTGAGGATAAATGCGAAAGCTGCAATGGTTTAGGACTCAATCAAGTTACGAAGAAACTTAAAATCACCATTCCCGCAGGTGTTGATAGTGGTACGAGACTGCGCGTATCTAACGAAGGTGATGCAGGACAGCGTGGAGGTCCTTCGGGCGATCTCTATGTTTATCTATTCGTCCAAGCTGATAATGAGTTTGAGCGGGAAGGTATTAATATTCTTTCAGAAATCAAGATTAGCTACTTACAAGCAATCCTTGGTGACAAAATTGCAATTAACACCGTTGATGGCAAGAAACCGCTCACGATTCCTTCAGGTACGCAACCTGACACAGTACTGACCCTAGAAGGATTAGGTGTACCGAAATTAGGCAATCCCGTTGCTCGTGGCGATCATTTAATCAGAGTCAAGATTGATATTCCGACCAAAATCGGTAGCGAAGAACGGGAAGTCCTCGAAAAGCTGAAGGAAAAGCAATTTGGGAATGCCGCTAAAGGTGGCATTGGCGATATTCTAGGCGGCATATTTGGCAACCAAAAGTAA
- a CDS encoding sulfurtransferase TusA family protein encodes MCIQAIQSIDLRGVPCPLSFVRAKLHLEKLETGQLLEVLLDGGEPIEQVPNSLISDGHKVKGIEERDRFFALTVQKA; translated from the coding sequence ATGTGCATTCAGGCTATCCAGTCAATCGATTTACGTGGTGTTCCCTGTCCCCTTAGTTTTGTGCGGGCAAAATTGCATTTAGAAAAGCTAGAAACAGGACAACTGCTAGAGGTTCTGCTCGATGGGGGTGAGCCGATTGAGCAAGTCCCCAATAGCCTTATTTCTGATGGACATAAGGTCAAGGGGATTGAAGAGCGCGATCGCTTTTTCGCATTAACTGTCCAAAAAGCATGA
- the rsgA gene encoding small ribosomal subunit biogenesis GTPase RsgA has translation MLALTGTVLAVQANFYRVRLDHSFRLELLDEFGQNTSQIIDELLCTRRARLKKIGQQICVGDRVTIEEPDWHGRRGAISEVDPRRNLLDRPTVANVDRILLVFALAEPSLDPHQLSRFLVKAESTQVEVLLCLNKRDLVNDETWEAWRDRLKSWGYPPVAISTYTHEGINELAQHLQNGVTVVAGLSGVGKSSLINLLIPNLRVRVGEVSQRLGHGRHTTRHVELFALPAGGYLADTPGFMQPNLTVIPQELADCFPEAKQRLSAGDVCHFNNCLHRRDEPNCLVRGDWERYEHYLAYLEEAIAYQQKLKATTTADSSLKVKDASDGKQQEPRLLKKRYRRESRRSEHQNLDEDLD, from the coding sequence ATGTTGGCTCTAACAGGTACGGTCTTGGCTGTACAGGCTAACTTTTATCGGGTCAGACTGGATCACTCTTTCCGCTTAGAGTTGCTTGATGAATTTGGACAAAATACTAGTCAGATTATTGATGAATTGCTCTGTACTAGACGGGCAAGGCTGAAAAAAATTGGGCAGCAAATCTGTGTAGGCGATCGCGTTACCATAGAGGAACCTGACTGGCATGGTAGAAGGGGTGCAATCTCAGAAGTAGATCCACGCCGTAATTTGCTAGACCGTCCAACGGTGGCAAATGTTGATCGCATTTTATTAGTATTTGCTCTTGCGGAACCGAGTCTTGATCCACATCAATTAAGCCGCTTCTTAGTGAAGGCTGAAAGCACTCAGGTCGAAGTTTTGCTATGCCTGAATAAGCGCGATCTGGTTAATGATGAAACATGGGAGGCATGGCGCGATCGCCTCAAGTCTTGGGGATATCCTCCAGTTGCCATTAGCACCTATACCCATGAAGGGATTAATGAACTAGCTCAACATTTACAAAATGGTGTTACCGTCGTCGCAGGGCTATCAGGCGTTGGTAAATCCAGTCTCATTAATTTATTAATTCCCAATTTACGAGTTCGCGTGGGTGAAGTTTCTCAAAGATTGGGGCATGGGCGACATACGACACGCCATGTCGAGCTGTTTGCCTTGCCTGCGGGAGGCTATCTGGCGGATACCCCCGGATTTATGCAGCCCAATCTCACTGTTATTCCTCAAGAACTAGCGGATTGTTTTCCTGAAGCAAAGCAAAGATTAAGCGCTGGCGATGTCTGTCATTTTAATAATTGTTTACATCGTCGCGATGAACCTAATTGCTTAGTACGTGGCGATTGGGAACGTTATGAGCATTACCTCGCCTATCTCGAAGAAGCGATCGCCTATCAACAAAAGCTCAAAGCTACTACTACGGCTGATTCTTCGCTGAAAGTTAAAGATGCCAGTGATGGTAAACAACAGGAGCCAAGATTACTCAAAAAGCG